A stretch of the Flavobacterium aquiphilum genome encodes the following:
- the clpB gene encoding ATP-dependent chaperone ClpB yields the protein MNINKFTIKSQEAIQLSQQLVQSLGQQQIENEHIFKAIFEVDENVAPFILKKLNVNVPLFKQILDATIQSFPKVSGGEIQLSRTANTTLNEAEIIAQKMNDEYVSIEHLILAIFDSKSKASQILKDQGVTGKGLKAAIEELRKGERVTSASAEENYNSLNKYAKNLNELARTGKLDPVIGRDEEIRRVLQILTRRTKNNPMLVGEPGVGKTAIAEGLAHRIVDGDVPENLKEKIVFSLDMGALIAGAKYKGEFEERLKSVVKEVIAAEGDIVLFIDEIHTLVGAGGGEGAMDAANILKPALARGELRAIGATTLDEYQKYFEKDKALERRFQKIMIEEPDTESAISILRGIKEKYETHHKVQIKDDAIIAAVTLSQRYITNRFLPDKAIDLMDEAASKLRMEINSKPEELDVLDRKIMQLEIEIEAIKREKDESKLKILGLELANLKEERNVIYAKWKSEKEVADNIQEVKTEIENYKFEAERAERDGDYGKVAEIRYGKIKEAQDRLTEYQKQLVENQSGTSLIREEVTREDIAEVVAKWTGIPVMKMLQGEREKLLHLETELHHRVVGQEEAIQAVSDAVRRSRAGLQDTKKPLGTFLFLGTTGVGKTELAKALAEYLFDDENAMTRIDMSEYQERHSVSRLVGAPPGYVGYDEGGQLTEAVRRKPYSVILLDEIEKAHPDTFNILLQVLDEGRLTDNKGRLADFKNTIIIMTSNMGSQIIQEKFENLKGGIEAATEIAKIEVLGLLKQTVRPEFINRIDEIVMFTPLTSENITKIVSLQLKSVTNMLAQQGITMDATPQAIEYLSEKGYDPQFGARPVKRVIQREVLNKLSKEILAGKIHPDSIILLDAFDNELVFRNQTELAH from the coding sequence ATGAACATAAACAAATTTACAATCAAATCGCAGGAAGCCATACAACTTTCACAACAATTGGTTCAGAGTTTAGGGCAACAGCAAATAGAAAACGAGCATATTTTCAAAGCCATTTTTGAAGTCGATGAAAATGTGGCTCCATTTATTTTGAAAAAACTAAACGTCAATGTTCCGTTGTTCAAACAAATTTTGGATGCAACCATTCAGAGCTTTCCAAAAGTTTCAGGAGGCGAAATCCAGCTTTCCAGAACTGCTAACACCACGTTGAACGAAGCCGAAATCATAGCTCAAAAAATGAACGATGAATACGTTTCCATTGAGCACCTGATTCTAGCTATTTTCGATTCCAAAAGCAAAGCATCCCAAATCCTAAAAGATCAGGGTGTAACCGGAAAAGGACTCAAAGCCGCCATCGAAGAATTACGCAAAGGCGAACGTGTAACCTCAGCATCTGCAGAGGAAAATTACAATTCGTTAAACAAATACGCCAAAAACCTCAACGAACTGGCCAGAACAGGCAAACTTGACCCGGTAATTGGCCGTGACGAGGAAATACGCAGAGTTTTACAAATCCTTACCCGAAGAACCAAAAACAACCCAATGCTGGTGGGAGAACCCGGTGTGGGTAAAACCGCTATTGCCGAAGGTCTTGCCCATCGAATTGTAGATGGTGACGTACCGGAAAACCTGAAAGAAAAAATCGTGTTCTCACTTGATATGGGAGCCTTGATTGCCGGTGCCAAATACAAAGGGGAGTTTGAAGAAAGACTGAAATCGGTGGTTAAGGAAGTTATCGCTGCCGAAGGTGATATTGTTCTTTTCATTGACGAAATCCACACGCTTGTGGGTGCAGGTGGTGGCGAGGGCGCGATGGACGCTGCTAATATCTTGAAACCGGCTTTGGCCCGTGGTGAATTGCGTGCCATCGGTGCTACGACTTTGGACGAATACCAAAAATATTTCGAAAAAGACAAAGCCCTTGAACGTCGTTTCCAAAAAATCATGATTGAGGAACCCGATACCGAAAGTGCCATTTCGATTTTGAGAGGTATCAAGGAAAAATATGAAACACACCATAAAGTACAAATCAAAGACGATGCGATTATTGCTGCCGTAACGCTTTCGCAGCGTTATATCACCAATCGTTTCCTTCCGGACAAAGCCATCGACTTAATGGATGAAGCTGCTTCCAAACTACGCATGGAAATCAACTCCAAACCAGAGGAATTGGACGTTTTGGACCGAAAAATCATGCAGTTGGAAATCGAAATCGAAGCCATTAAGCGAGAAAAAGACGAGAGCAAACTCAAAATCTTAGGTTTGGAACTGGCCAACTTGAAAGAAGAACGAAACGTAATTTATGCCAAATGGAAATCCGAGAAAGAAGTTGCCGATAACATACAGGAAGTAAAAACCGAAATCGAAAATTACAAATTCGAAGCTGAACGCGCCGAACGTGACGGCGATTATGGTAAAGTGGCCGAAATCCGTTACGGAAAAATCAAGGAAGCCCAAGATCGATTGACTGAATATCAAAAACAACTAGTCGAAAACCAATCGGGAACTTCCCTAATAAGAGAAGAAGTAACCCGTGAAGACATTGCCGAAGTGGTAGCCAAATGGACAGGAATTCCCGTGATGAAAATGCTGCAGGGAGAACGCGAAAAACTATTGCATCTCGAAACCGAATTGCATCACCGTGTTGTGGGTCAGGAAGAAGCCATTCAGGCCGTGAGCGACGCCGTAAGACGTAGCCGTGCCGGACTACAGGACACCAAAAAACCGCTAGGGACATTCCTTTTCCTTGGTACAACCGGAGTTGGAAAAACTGAATTGGCAAAAGCCTTGGCCGAGTATCTTTTTGACGACGAAAACGCCATGACCCGAATCGATATGAGCGAATACCAAGAACGCCACAGCGTGAGCCGCTTGGTAGGTGCGCCTCCGGGCTATGTGGGTTATGACGAAGGCGGGCAATTGACCGAAGCCGTGCGTAGAAAACCGTATTCGGTGATACTTTTGGACGAAATCGAAAAGGCACATCCGGATACTTTTAACATCTTGTTGCAGGTACTCGACGAAGGCCGCTTGACCGACAACAAAGGGCGTTTGGCCGATTTCAAAAACACTATTATCATCATGACTTCCAATATGGGAAGCCAGATTATACAGGAAAAATTTGAAAACCTAAAAGGAGGAATCGAAGCTGCCACCGAAATCGCCAAAATCGAAGTCCTCGGATTGTTAAAACAAACCGTGCGACCCGAGTTCATCAACCGTATCGACGAAATCGTAATGTTTACACCGCTTACATCTGAAAATATTACCAAAATTGTAAGTTTACAGTTGAAAAGCGTTACCAATATGCTTGCCCAACAAGGCATCACAATGGACGCAACGCCCCAAGCAATCGAGTATTTGTCCGAGAAAGGATATGATCCTCAGTTTGGTGCCAGACCGGTAAAACGAGTAATCCAAAGAGAAGTTCTCAACAAACTCTCCAAAGAAATCCTCGCCGGAAAAATA